Part of the Flavobacterium sp. KS-LB2 genome is shown below.
ACTTAAAAATATCAGAACCTACTCCTATCATGGTTGTTTAATCGAGGAAGGAAAAATTGGGTCTGACTATACCGTAAATTTAGAAGTGAAAACTGATTTGAGGAAATCCAGTATCTCAGATGATTTGAAAGATACTGTTGATTACGTGCTCTTGAATCGTATAGTTGTAGAAGAAATGGCCATTCGTTCAGACCTATTAGAACATGTGGCACACCGTATTTTGACCAGAATATTTGAAGAAATTCCTGAAATATCTAGAATTGTTGTTGCAGTTTCTAAACTCAATCCTC
Proteins encoded:
- the folB gene encoding dihydroneopterin aldolase; amino-acid sequence: MGIIKLKNIRTYSYHGCLIEEGKIGSDYTVNLEVKTDLRKSSISDDLKDTVDYVLLNRIVVEEMAIRSDLLEHVAHRILTRIFEEIPEISRIVVAVSKLNPPIGGDVEAVTIEMEEYRS